Proteins encoded within one genomic window of uncultured Sphingopyxis sp.:
- a CDS encoding glycosyl hydrolase family 18 protein, with product MTNIRAFRFIASILIGFILVLSLPVRAEERRPVVVGYLAAFKGLELSIARTDLAAFTHFNLSFANPDAAGRFVDRGKMTCMEGETGANLSVEALRGTVARLQASGAKVLISTAGGVIPGCSGDWKALLAPERRAATVAALADLADSLGLDGVDIDIEGTLLTEIDRAGDYTPFIAALSEAMKARGKLLTCATASYEGGMIPVGSIPYFDLVNVMSYDAIGPSWGEAGAEHSSYAMAARDLDLWLARGVARERLILGVPFYGYGFSGAKANWSYRDLAAAHGLNATKADVIGALCAGCRYITHNSPATIEKKARLAAEKAGGIMVWELSQDSPDHALTKAIKRGLSRE from the coding sequence ATGACGAATATTCGCGCTTTTCGCTTCATCGCGTCGATCCTGATTGGTTTTATATTAGTATTGTCGCTGCCCGTCCGCGCCGAGGAGCGGCGGCCCGTTGTGGTCGGCTATCTCGCGGCGTTCAAGGGGCTCGAGCTGTCGATCGCGCGCACCGACCTCGCGGCCTTCACCCATTTCAACCTCTCCTTTGCCAACCCCGATGCCGCCGGGCGCTTCGTCGATCGGGGGAAGATGACGTGCATGGAGGGCGAGACGGGCGCCAACCTGTCGGTCGAGGCGCTGCGCGGCACGGTCGCGCGGCTGCAGGCGAGCGGGGCGAAGGTGCTGATCTCGACCGCGGGCGGCGTGATCCCCGGCTGTTCGGGCGACTGGAAGGCGCTGCTCGCGCCCGAGCGGCGCGCGGCGACGGTCGCGGCGCTGGCCGATCTTGCCGATTCGCTGGGCCTCGACGGGGTCGATATCGACATCGAGGGGACGCTGCTCACCGAAATCGACCGCGCGGGCGACTATACGCCCTTCATCGCGGCGCTGTCGGAGGCGATGAAGGCGCGCGGCAAGCTGCTGACCTGCGCCACCGCGTCCTATGAAGGCGGGATGATCCCGGTAGGTTCGATCCCCTATTTCGACCTGGTCAACGTCATGTCCTATGACGCGATCGGGCCGAGCTGGGGCGAAGCGGGCGCCGAGCATAGCAGCTATGCCATGGCCGCACGCGATCTCGACCTGTGGCTGGCGCGCGGCGTCGCGCGCGAGCGGCTCATCCTCGGCGTGCCCTTTTACGGCTATGGCTTCAGCGGCGCGAAGGCGAATTGGTCCTATCGCGACCTCGCCGCCGCGCATGGCCTAAATGCGACCAAAGCCGATGTGATCGGCGCGCTGTGCGCGGGATGCCGCTATATCACCCACAATAGCCCCGCGACGATCGAAAAGAAGGCGCGGCTCGCGGCCGAAAAGGCGGGCGGCATAATGGTGTGGGAATTGTCGCAGGACAGCCCCGACCACGCGCTGACGAAGGCGATCAAACGCGGGCTTTCGCGCGAATAA
- a CDS encoding family 20 glycosylhydrolase, protein MRTAGWITIAMMALAAPQALAAETGSQASLDRLADTLGYRLTMVDNGPACPAGIEGCFLTTITLTVPETLPADMPTKGLALYFSFVNRLPLVESDIFAHRLINGDVQQLTLKPGATLRPGAKHEIKLWGVGSNFSKAFGMPNAYLVADGLEPRTIAATRPVIDPETGLETLPFVAPMTDEAKLATKSEADKTRWLTAERAFDLQAARRAPEATGVVILPKPAKAVQGKGKPVDLTRGVALTLNGVERSAIAPALAALGAPEGALPLTIRIDRAAAAKPESYILDAKASGIAITAHDAAGASHALRSLAQQAAFEKGRLTPLHVEDAPEYGFRGLHIDLGRNFHSRDEILKLVEAMATYKLNKLHLHLADDEGWRIEIPALPELAEIGSKRCHDPSERTCILPQLGAGPDGTGSVNGYLTAADYVTIVQAAAARQIEVIPSIDMPGHSRAAILAMEVRHARLTAAGKQAEADEYRLIDPADTTEYRSIQNYDDNTLNVCIPSTYRFVDTIVDALAAMHSQAGVPLKTFHLGADETAGAWVKSPACQAMIAENGGDAGKLTPRFIERVTASLAAKGLRTGGWSDGMGHTETAAMPKAPHLVQTNIWGVLHSGAIREAHDQMNRGWDTVLSIPDLGYFDMPYAPHPEEGGYDWASRGVDPWQVFGFMPDNLPANAATIRNIRAEGKPIEDKPVLEPGHRVAGLQAQLWSETIRTDAQVDYMLFPRLLALAERAWAPAPWTPPYQAGVSYEWGDSRVDAAKLKAGWQDFAGRVAAQWPTLGRIGVAYRVAPPGARIANGKLEANSMFPGTAIEYRVEGGAWTRYAGPVAVGGAVDLRSRSADGKRASRTVRVEPAR, encoded by the coding sequence ATGCGGACTGCGGGGTGGATCACGATAGCGATGATGGCGCTCGCCGCGCCGCAGGCGCTGGCGGCCGAAACGGGATCGCAAGCGTCGCTCGACCGCCTCGCCGACACGCTCGGCTACCGCCTCACGATGGTCGACAATGGCCCGGCGTGCCCGGCGGGGATCGAAGGCTGTTTCCTCACGACGATCACGCTGACCGTGCCCGAAACATTGCCCGCCGACATGCCGACCAAGGGGCTCGCGCTCTATTTCAGCTTCGTCAACCGGCTGCCGCTCGTCGAGAGCGACATCTTCGCGCACCGGCTGATCAACGGCGATGTCCAGCAATTGACGCTCAAACCCGGCGCGACGCTGCGCCCCGGCGCGAAGCATGAGATCAAACTCTGGGGCGTCGGCTCGAATTTCTCGAAGGCGTTCGGCATGCCCAACGCCTATCTCGTCGCCGATGGGCTCGAACCGCGCACGATCGCCGCGACGCGTCCCGTGATCGACCCCGAAACGGGCCTCGAAACCTTGCCCTTCGTGGCGCCGATGACCGATGAGGCGAAGCTCGCGACCAAGAGCGAGGCCGACAAGACGCGCTGGCTGACCGCCGAGCGCGCCTTCGACCTCCAGGCCGCCCGGCGCGCGCCCGAAGCCACCGGCGTCGTGATCCTGCCCAAGCCCGCCAAGGCGGTGCAGGGCAAGGGCAAGCCGGTCGACCTGACCCGCGGCGTCGCGCTCACCTTGAACGGGGTCGAACGCAGCGCGATCGCACCCGCGCTCGCGGCGCTCGGCGCCCCCGAAGGCGCGCTGCCGCTGACGATCCGCATCGATCGCGCCGCCGCGGCGAAGCCCGAATCCTATATCCTCGACGCCAAGGCATCGGGCATCGCGATCACCGCGCACGACGCCGCGGGCGCGAGCCATGCCTTGCGCTCGCTCGCGCAGCAGGCGGCATTCGAAAAGGGCAGGCTGACCCCGCTCCATGTCGAGGATGCCCCCGAATATGGCTTCCGCGGCCTCCACATCGACCTCGGGCGCAATTTCCACAGCCGCGACGAAATCCTGAAGCTCGTCGAGGCGATGGCGACCTACAAGCTCAACAAGCTCCACCTTCACCTCGCCGACGACGAGGGCTGGCGCATCGAAATTCCGGCGCTCCCCGAACTCGCCGAGATCGGTTCGAAACGCTGCCACGATCCGTCCGAGCGGACCTGCATACTGCCGCAACTCGGCGCCGGGCCCGACGGCACCGGCAGCGTCAACGGCTATCTGACGGCGGCCGACTATGTCACGATCGTTCAGGCTGCGGCGGCGCGCCAGATCGAGGTGATCCCTTCAATCGACATGCCCGGCCACAGCCGCGCCGCGATTCTGGCGATGGAGGTGCGCCACGCGCGCCTGACCGCCGCGGGCAAACAGGCCGAGGCCGACGAATATCGCCTGATCGACCCCGCCGACACGACCGAATATCGCAGCATCCAGAACTACGACGACAATACGCTCAACGTCTGCATTCCCTCGACCTATCGCTTCGTCGATACCATCGTCGATGCGCTCGCCGCGATGCACAGCCAAGCGGGCGTGCCGCTGAAAACCTTCCACCTCGGCGCCGACGAAACCGCGGGCGCGTGGGTCAAATCGCCCGCGTGCCAGGCGATGATCGCCGAAAATGGCGGCGATGCGGGCAAGCTGACCCCGCGCTTCATCGAGCGCGTGACCGCGAGCCTCGCGGCGAAAGGCCTGCGCACCGGCGGCTGGAGCGACGGCATGGGGCATACCGAAACCGCGGCCATGCCCAAGGCGCCGCATCTGGTGCAGACCAACATCTGGGGCGTGCTCCACAGCGGTGCGATCCGCGAGGCGCACGACCAGATGAACCGCGGCTGGGATACGGTGTTGTCGATCCCCGACCTCGGCTATTTCGACATGCCCTATGCACCGCATCCCGAAGAGGGCGGCTACGACTGGGCCTCGCGCGGCGTCGATCCCTGGCAGGTCTTCGGCTTCATGCCAGATAATCTGCCCGCCAACGCCGCGACGATCCGCAACATCCGTGCCGAGGGCAAGCCGATCGAGGACAAGCCGGTCCTTGAACCCGGCCATCGCGTCGCAGGGCTACAGGCGCAGCTGTGGAGCGAGACGATCCGCACCGATGCGCAGGTCGATTATATGCTCTTCCCGCGCCTTCTCGCGCTCGCCGAGCGCGCCTGGGCGCCCGCGCCCTGGACCCCGCCCTATCAGGCGGGCGTCAGCTACGAATGGGGCGACAGCCGCGTCGACGCCGCAAAGCTCAAGGCGGGCTGGCAGGATTTCGCCGGGCGCGTCGCGGCGCAATGGCCGACGCTCGGAAGGATCGGCGTCGCCTACCGCGTCGCGCCGCCGGGCGCGCGGATCGCGAACGGCAAGCTCGAGGCGAACAGCATGTTCCCCGGCACCGCGATCGAATATCGGGTCGAGGGCGGCGCGTGGACGCGCTATGCCGGGCCGGTCGCGGTCGGCGGCGCGGTGGATCTGCGCAGCCGCTCGGCCGACGGCAAGCGCGCCAGCCGGACGGTGCGGGTCGAACCCGCCCGCTAA
- a CDS encoding cupin-like domain-containing protein — translation MSGTLEEIAGSDHAAIARAVAAADQPAILRGIAADWPAVAAARAGDEAIAAYLAARDNGKPLTVLVGPPETGGRYFYTDDMRGVNFRSEKMPMAALVEQLLALRGTADAPSLYAGSTPTPESVASFAAENPLTVDTGVDPRIWVGNASRIAPHYDMAANIAVVVAGRRRFTLFPPEQIANLYVGPVERTIAGQPTSMVDPDHPDHARYPLYAKAERHKLVVELAPGDAIYMPPMWWHHVRSEGALNVLVNYWFGQRQDRFPFAALMLAMHSIRELPGAERAAWKSWFDHYVFGEGATHAVDHLPPHAQGVLGPPSPQRDRMIIDYVVGFCRSGGSG, via the coding sequence GTGAGCGGAACATTGGAGGAAATTGCCGGCAGCGACCACGCCGCGATCGCGCGCGCGGTCGCGGCGGCCGACCAGCCCGCCATCCTTCGTGGCATCGCGGCCGACTGGCCCGCGGTCGCCGCGGCGCGCGCGGGCGACGAAGCCATCGCCGCCTATCTCGCCGCGCGCGACAATGGCAAGCCGCTGACCGTGCTCGTCGGTCCGCCCGAAACCGGCGGGCGCTATTTCTACACCGACGATATGCGCGGGGTGAATTTCCGCAGCGAAAAGATGCCGATGGCGGCGCTCGTCGAGCAGTTGCTGGCGCTGCGCGGCACCGCCGACGCGCCGAGCCTCTACGCCGGATCGACCCCGACCCCCGAAAGCGTCGCGAGCTTCGCCGCCGAAAACCCGCTCACCGTCGATACCGGCGTCGATCCCCGCATCTGGGTCGGCAACGCCAGCCGCATCGCGCCGCATTACGATATGGCGGCGAATATCGCCGTGGTCGTTGCGGGGCGCAGGCGTTTCACCCTCTTCCCGCCCGAGCAGATCGCGAACCTCTATGTCGGCCCGGTCGAGCGCACGATCGCGGGCCAGCCGACGAGCATGGTCGACCCCGACCATCCCGATCATGCGCGCTACCCGCTCTATGCCAAGGCGGAGCGCCACAAGCTGGTCGTCGAACTCGCTCCCGGCGACGCGATCTACATGCCGCCGATGTGGTGGCACCATGTCCGCAGCGAAGGCGCGCTGAACGTCCTCGTCAACTATTGGTTCGGTCAGCGGCAGGACCGTTTCCCCTTCGCCGCGCTGATGCTCGCGATGCACTCGATCCGCGAACTTCCGGGCGCGGAGCGCGCCGCGTGGAAAAGCTGGTTCGACCATTATGTCTTCGGTGAGGGGGCGACGCACGCGGTCGATCATCTTCCGCCACACGCACAAGGCGTGCTCGGCCCGCCGTCGCCGCAGCGCGACCGGATGATCATCGACTATGTCGTCGGCTTCTGCCGCAGCGGCGGCAGCGGTTAG
- a CDS encoding ABC transporter ATP-binding protein codes for MVSLILDHVGVTLGRRTVVHDVSAAFGAGTLTGIVGPNGAGKSTLARAMLALVAASGRVEIDGVDAAGTPRGDLARRIAYVPQGQTLHWPLTVERLVGLGRLPHLAPMSRISEADSAAIARAMDRADVLELRDRIATELSGGERARVLFARALAVEAPALIADEPLASLDPGHQIDVMELLRAEADGGGLVIAVLHDLTMAARYCDRLLLIDQGRIVADGTPAEVLTAERLRAVYGIDARVETGGEWPTITTFGRAR; via the coding sequence ATGGTGAGCCTTATCCTCGATCATGTCGGCGTGACGCTCGGCCGCCGCACGGTGGTCCACGATGTCAGCGCCGCGTTCGGCGCGGGCACACTGACCGGGATCGTCGGGCCCAATGGCGCGGGCAAGTCGACGCTGGCGCGCGCGATGCTCGCGCTGGTGGCCGCGAGCGGCAGGGTCGAGATCGACGGGGTCGATGCGGCGGGGACGCCGCGCGGTGACCTTGCGCGGCGGATCGCCTATGTGCCGCAGGGGCAGACCTTGCACTGGCCGCTGACGGTCGAGCGGCTCGTCGGGCTGGGGCGGCTGCCGCACCTTGCCCCGATGTCGCGGATTTCGGAAGCCGACAGCGCCGCGATCGCGCGCGCGATGGACCGCGCTGACGTGCTCGAACTGCGCGACCGGATCGCGACCGAGCTGTCGGGCGGCGAGCGCGCGCGGGTGTTGTTCGCGCGCGCGCTGGCGGTCGAAGCCCCGGCGCTGATCGCCGACGAGCCGCTCGCGAGCCTCGACCCGGGGCACCAGATCGACGTGATGGAGTTGCTGCGCGCCGAGGCGGACGGCGGCGGGCTCGTCATCGCGGTGCTGCACGATCTGACGATGGCGGCGCGCTATTGCGACCGGCTGCTGCTGATCGATCAAGGGCGGATCGTCGCCGACGGGACGCCTGCCGAGGTGCTGACCGCCGAGCGGCTGCGCGCGGTCTATGGCATCGATGCGCGCGTAGAGACCGGCGGCGAATGGCCGACGATCACGACCTTCGGGCGCGCGCGATGA
- a CDS encoding iron ABC transporter permease, translating into MSRFALPRWPLIGALSLLTLVAAVASLLFGAVDLSVARLIAAAGGDGDKVASIILFDLRLPRTLLALAVGAMLGLAGAALQGYLRNPLAEPSVLGTSNAAALGGVAAIYFGLAEIHALVLPLLATGGALVSLALLFVLAGRAESPLTLILAGIAVGTLAVAGTSLALNLSPNPFAAMEIMTWLLGSLENRSFDHVWIALPCIAIGGAMLLWNGRALDALTLGEDAAQALGTDLRRTRLRLLVGTAIGVGGAVAVSGAIGFVGLIVPHLIRPLTDRSPSAILLPSAIGGAALLTLADLGVRIIPTTNELKLGVVTAFLGVPVFLLHLMRERRLW; encoded by the coding sequence ATGAGCCGTTTTGCCCTGCCGCGCTGGCCGCTGATCGGCGCGCTGTCGCTGTTGACGCTGGTTGCGGCGGTCGCGTCGCTGCTGTTCGGCGCGGTCGATTTGTCGGTCGCGCGTCTCATCGCCGCGGCGGGCGGCGATGGCGACAAGGTTGCGTCGATCATCCTCTTCGACCTGCGGCTGCCGCGCACCTTGCTGGCGCTGGCGGTGGGCGCGATGCTCGGGCTCGCGGGGGCGGCGCTGCAAGGCTATCTGCGCAATCCGCTCGCCGAGCCTTCGGTGCTCGGCACGTCGAACGCCGCGGCGCTCGGCGGGGTGGCGGCGATCTATTTCGGGCTCGCCGAAATCCATGCGCTCGTGCTGCCGCTGCTCGCGACCGGCGGCGCGCTCGTCTCGCTTGCGCTGCTTTTCGTTCTCGCGGGCCGGGCCGAAAGCCCGCTGACACTAATCCTCGCGGGGATCGCGGTGGGCACGCTCGCGGTCGCGGGGACTAGCCTCGCGCTCAATCTGTCGCCCAATCCCTTCGCGGCGATGGAGATCATGACTTGGCTGCTCGGCAGCCTCGAGAATAGGTCGTTCGATCATGTGTGGATCGCGCTGCCGTGCATCGCGATCGGCGGTGCGATGCTGCTGTGGAACGGACGCGCGCTCGACGCGCTGACGCTCGGCGAGGATGCGGCGCAGGCGCTCGGCACCGATTTGCGGCGCACGCGGCTCCGCCTGCTGGTCGGCACCGCGATCGGGGTCGGCGGCGCGGTCGCGGTGTCGGGAGCGATCGGTTTCGTCGGCCTGATCGTGCCGCACTTGATCCGTCCGCTGACCGACCGCAGCCCGTCGGCGATCCTGCTGCCGTCGGCGATCGGCGGCGCGGCGTTGCTGACGCTCGCCGACCTGGGCGTGCGGATCATCCCGACGACGAACGAGCTGAAGCTGGGCGTCGTCACCGCCTTTCTCGGGGTGCCGGTCTTCCTCCTCCACCTGATGCGGGAGCGGCGGCTATGGTGA
- a CDS encoding ABC transporter substrate-binding protein: MRRRGLLAATVLLAGSAGLLWATSPAPPVKAPAVPQRIVSINLCADQLVLALADRKQIAGLTKNATDAEMSGEAAKAHGIPLLSNSAEQILAIEPDLIVGMPASRSAALRALPQQHYPLLDLATANTLGEIYTSIRETAAALGHPERGTALIARMERELAGLPKPGKGRVAAYYQRRGYMTGTGTLIDEMMTRVGLVNLAGKLGKPPLSQLSLEEMVAAEPDFLIVESATDVVTDQGSEMLHHPAIKDIPRISIAQAWTVCGSPAYTRAARSMAAQIARHDGGRS; encoded by the coding sequence ATGCGGCGGCGCGGCCTTTTGGCGGCGACTGTGCTGCTCGCGGGTAGCGCGGGGCTGCTGTGGGCAACCTCCCCCGCCCCGCCTGTGAAGGCGCCGGCGGTGCCGCAGCGCATCGTATCGATCAACCTGTGCGCCGACCAGCTCGTGCTCGCGCTGGCCGACCGGAAGCAGATCGCCGGGCTGACGAAGAACGCCACCGATGCCGAAATGTCGGGCGAGGCGGCGAAGGCGCACGGCATCCCGCTGCTGAGCAATTCGGCCGAGCAGATTTTGGCGATCGAACCCGACTTGATCGTCGGCATGCCCGCGAGCCGCAGCGCGGCGCTCCGCGCGCTGCCGCAGCAACATTATCCGCTGCTGGATTTGGCGACCGCCAACACGCTTGGCGAAATTTACACGTCGATCCGCGAGACCGCCGCGGCACTCGGCCACCCCGAGCGCGGGACCGCGCTGATCGCGCGGATGGAGCGCGAGCTGGCGGGGCTGCCCAAGCCGGGCAAGGGCCGCGTCGCCGCCTATTATCAGCGGCGCGGCTATATGACCGGGACGGGAACGCTAATCGACGAAATGATGACGCGCGTCGGTCTGGTCAATCTGGCGGGCAAGCTCGGCAAGCCGCCGCTGTCGCAATTGAGCCTAGAAGAAATGGTCGCGGCGGAGCCCGATTTCCTGATCGTCGAGAGCGCGACCGATGTCGTGACCGACCAGGGGAGCGAGATGCTGCACCATCCGGCGATCAAGGATATTCCGCGCATCAGCATAGCGCAGGCGTGGACCGTGTGCGGCAGCCCCGCCTACACGCGGGCGGCGCGCAGCATGGCGGCGCAGATCGCGCGGCACGACGGGGGCCGATCATGA
- the cobO gene encoding cob(I)yrinic acid a,c-diamide adenosyltransferase — protein MKARSDAEHTAKMKKIQAAQAKKVAAKTVEKGLVIVHTGPGKGKTSAALGMAVRAIGHGMKVGVIQFVKGAMTTGEKAVFDRFPDLIEFKPMGEGFTWDTQDRTRDIAVARAAWDEVKRMIADPAYAMVIADELNIVLRYDYLPVGEVLEALAAKPHMTHVIVTGRNAPQPLIDAADLVTEMAQVKHPFREQNVKAQKGIEF, from the coding sequence ATGAAGGCGCGGAGCGACGCCGAGCACACGGCGAAGATGAAGAAGATCCAGGCGGCGCAGGCGAAGAAGGTCGCGGCGAAGACGGTCGAAAAGGGGCTCGTCATCGTCCACACCGGTCCCGGCAAGGGCAAGACTTCGGCGGCGCTCGGCATGGCGGTGCGCGCGATCGGGCACGGGATGAAGGTCGGCGTGATCCAGTTCGTGAAGGGCGCGATGACGACCGGCGAGAAAGCCGTGTTCGACCGCTTCCCCGACCTGATCGAATTCAAGCCGATGGGCGAAGGCTTTACCTGGGATACGCAGGACCGGACGCGCGACATCGCGGTCGCGCGCGCGGCGTGGGACGAGGTGAAGCGGATGATCGCCGATCCCGCCTATGCGATGGTGATCGCCGACGAGCTCAATATCGTGCTGCGCTACGATTATCTGCCGGTGGGCGAGGTGCTGGAAGCGCTGGCCGCGAAGCCGCATATGACGCATGTGATCGTCACCGGGCGCAACGCGCCGCAGCCGCTGATCGACGCCGCCGATCTGGTCACCGAGATGGCGCAGGTGAAGCATCCGTTCCGCGAGCAGAATGTGAAGGCGCAAAAGGGAATCGAGTTCTGA
- a CDS encoding TonB-dependent receptor encodes MLKFASISLIALATATPVFAETADSERGDDIVVTASGIEQPRDEVGQAITILDAETIERRRSADVVDLLATTPGVRFSRSGSTGSVASISLRGAETTQTLVLIDGVKVNDPSGIGDGYDFGHLLTGNIDRIEVLRGSNSVVHGSQAIGGIVSLMTATPADGFAADASAEYGYSDSLNAKADVSGTTGAISGRIGGAYFRTDGISSAAVGTEKDGYKNFAGNARLKVALGDALSLDLRGYYINADLDYDSFFGAPADSADVAKLDQYVGYAGLNLGLFDGNFTNRAAVTWMRNERDYYFVRGTAPDYGYSGTNLRFEYQGVVTPASQAKLIFGYEHERPDYDFFGFGSTDSQRANIDSVYALGIVQPLAGLSLSGGVRHDDHSQFGGATTLGANANYSPNAGATNFRLSYGEGFKAPSLYQLYDASSGNTALRPERSKSYDIGIDQSLADGRALISLTAFLRNTVDQINYDNTTFTYGNIDRTRAKGVEATLGLKPVDALNVTASYSYIDARDRSGRPAFDGKRLPRRAEHAVSLSADYDWSFGLSTGATLTMVDDSFDDFANNVPLDGYALAGIRASFPVGPNFEITGRVDNLFDADYATAFNYGTYGRAAYGGVRARF; translated from the coding sequence ATGTTGAAGTTTGCAAGCATTTCCCTGATCGCCTTGGCTACCGCAACGCCGGTTTTTGCAGAGACCGCCGACAGCGAGCGCGGCGACGACATCGTCGTCACAGCATCGGGGATCGAACAGCCGCGCGACGAGGTCGGGCAAGCGATCACGATCCTCGACGCCGAGACGATCGAGCGGCGTCGATCGGCCGATGTCGTCGACTTGCTCGCGACCACGCCCGGCGTGCGCTTCAGCCGGTCGGGCAGCACCGGATCGGTAGCGAGCATATCGCTGCGCGGGGCCGAAACGACGCAAACCTTGGTTCTGATCGACGGGGTGAAGGTCAACGATCCGAGCGGCATCGGCGACGGATATGATTTCGGCCATCTGCTGACCGGCAATATCGACCGGATCGAGGTGCTGCGCGGATCGAACTCGGTCGTCCACGGCAGCCAGGCGATCGGCGGCATCGTCAGCCTGATGACCGCGACGCCCGCCGACGGCTTCGCGGCCGACGCCTCGGCCGAATATGGCTATAGCGATAGTTTGAATGCCAAGGCCGACGTGTCGGGCACCACCGGGGCGATTTCGGGCAGGATCGGCGGCGCTTATTTCCGCACCGACGGCATTTCGTCGGCGGCGGTCGGCACCGAGAAGGACGGATACAAGAATTTCGCCGGCAACGCGCGGCTGAAGGTCGCGCTCGGCGACGCGCTGAGCCTCGACCTGCGCGGTTATTATATCAACGCCGACCTCGATTATGACAGCTTTTTCGGCGCCCCCGCCGACAGCGCCGACGTCGCCAAGCTCGACCAATATGTCGGCTATGCGGGGCTGAACCTTGGTCTGTTCGACGGCAATTTCACCAACCGCGCGGCGGTGACGTGGATGCGGAACGAGCGCGATTATTATTTCGTGCGCGGGACGGCGCCCGATTATGGTTATTCGGGCACCAATCTGCGGTTCGAATATCAGGGCGTCGTGACGCCGGCCAGCCAAGCGAAGCTGATCTTCGGTTACGAGCATGAGCGCCCCGATTATGATTTCTTCGGCTTTGGATCGACCGACAGCCAGCGTGCGAACATCGACAGCGTCTATGCGCTGGGGATCGTCCAGCCGCTTGCCGGGCTGTCGCTGTCGGGCGGCGTCCGCCACGACGACCATAGCCAGTTCGGCGGCGCGACCACGCTTGGCGCCAACGCCAATTATTCGCCCAATGCAGGCGCGACCAATTTCCGGCTGAGCTATGGCGAGGGTTTCAAGGCGCCGTCGCTCTATCAGCTTTACGACGCGTCCAGCGGCAACACCGCGCTGCGCCCCGAGCGGTCGAAAAGCTATGACATCGGCATCGACCAGAGCCTCGCCGACGGCCGCGCGCTGATCTCGCTGACCGCGTTCCTGCGCAACACGGTCGACCAGATCAATTACGACAATACGACCTTCACCTATGGCAATATCGACCGCACTCGCGCCAAGGGGGTCGAGGCGACGCTGGGGCTGAAGCCCGTCGACGCGCTGAACGTCACCGCGTCGTACAGCTATATCGACGCGCGCGACCGGTCGGGGCGACCCGCGTTCGACGGCAAGCGCCTGCCCCGCCGCGCCGAACATGCGGTCAGCCTGTCGGCCGATTATGACTGGTCGTTCGGGCTGTCGACGGGTGCGACGCTGACGATGGTCGACGACAGTTTCGACGATTTTGCCAATAACGTACCGCTCGACGGCTATGCGCTCGCCGGGATCCGCGCGTCCTTCCCGGTGGGGCCGAATTTCGAGATTACCGGCCGCGTCGACAATCTGTTCGACGCCGATTATGCGACGGCCTTCAATTACGGCACCTATGGCCGCGCGGCCTATGGCGGCGTTCGGGCGCGCTTCTGA